Proteins from a genomic interval of Bacteroidota bacterium:
- a CDS encoding sulfotransferase domain-containing protein: MPIPEFVIVGAPKCGTTALFEYLGEHPELHLPFKEPHHFGSDLRPEFYRGGRRDLNWYYDKLKGAAPGQLTGEASVWYLYSKKAAEEIYAHNPDAKIIIMLREPASMMYSLYNMFMWVRDLVPNGVLYETNVGAVKPLTFEEALANQDERKAEFESMRDLDAERGVRARRIFHTEVAKYTEQVQRYLDVFPRDQVKIVLLDDIKADVAKVYRESLEFIGVKDTAFKASFEVVNSSREIKSYTLHRLMLKHDSLPALRTVIKALTPQGLRRKVFHKVLRRNVTHKKQPLMQAETRAWLKAHFRDEVEHLAGVIDRDLVKLWYKDAPRPATPPPAKLELAEA, encoded by the coding sequence ATGCCGATCCCGGAATTTGTCATCGTCGGTGCCCCGAAGTGCGGCACCACTGCGCTCTTCGAGTACCTCGGCGAGCACCCCGAACTCCACCTCCCGTTCAAGGAGCCGCACCACTTCGGCAGCGACCTCCGCCCCGAGTTCTACCGCGGGGGGCGGCGCGACCTCAACTGGTACTACGATAAGCTCAAGGGTGCGGCTCCCGGCCAACTCACCGGCGAGGCCTCGGTGTGGTACCTCTACTCGAAAAAGGCTGCCGAGGAGATCTACGCGCACAACCCCGACGCGAAGATCATCATCATGCTGCGCGAACCCGCGAGCATGATGTACTCGCTCTACAACATGTTCATGTGGGTACGCGACCTCGTGCCCAACGGGGTGCTCTACGAGACGAACGTCGGTGCGGTGAAGCCGCTCACGTTCGAGGAAGCCCTCGCCAACCAAGACGAGCGCAAGGCCGAGTTCGAGTCGATGCGCGATCTTGATGCGGAGCGTGGCGTACGCGCCCGGCGCATCTTCCACACCGAGGTGGCCAAGTACACCGAGCAGGTGCAGCGCTACCTCGACGTCTTCCCGCGCGACCAGGTCAAAATCGTCCTCCTCGACGACATCAAGGCCGACGTGGCGAAGGTCTACCGCGAGTCGCTCGAGTTCATTGGCGTGAAAGACACCGCGTTCAAGGCGTCGTTCGAGGTCGTCAACAGCAGCCGCGAGATCAAGAGCTATACGCTCCACCGGCTCATGCTCAAGCACGACTCGCTGCCCGCACTGCGCACCGTCATCAAGGCGCTCACGCCGCAGGGGCTCCGGCGCAAGGTGTTTCACAAGGTGTTGCGTCGCAACGTCACGCACAAGAAGCAGCCGCTGATGCAGGCCGAGACGCGTGCCTGGCTGAAGGCCCACTTCCGCGACGAGGTCGAACACCTCGCCGGAGTCATCGACCGCGACCTCGTGAAGCTGTGGTACAAGGACGCCCCGCGTCCCGCCACGCCGCCGCCCGCGAAGCTCGAACTCGCCGAGGCGTAG
- a CDS encoding sulfotransferase: MTTIQSSVEQKKSAQTVQQTARPSFFIVGNSKSGTTAMSRFLEQHPDLFVCRPEEPNYFATDFCRDPDPAGLFHPRPEADYLAMFAGAEPNQRCGDASACYLYSDEAISNIAAFDPDARLIAIFREPVSFLRSYHVQMLKNPIKEGEAEQDFERALDLEDARKRGEQIPDGCLVPEFLFYRERVKYAEHLERVYRHFSEEQVLVLLFDDFKADNPGTVRRVFEHLGVDAEFAPEFEQHNTGGKVVTSRRAQGLVHKLEHGAGPFAAVKAVAKALLPKSVRKRMVKGAYQKVVLRDAERLDDALVTRLKREFKPGVEAFAALTGLDAVQRWGYDQV, encoded by the coding sequence ATGACCACGATCCAGAGCAGCGTAGAACAGAAGAAATCGGCGCAAACGGTGCAGCAGACGGCGCGCCCGTCGTTTTTCATCGTCGGCAACTCGAAGAGCGGCACCACGGCGATGAGCCGCTTCTTGGAGCAGCACCCGGACCTCTTCGTGTGTCGCCCGGAGGAGCCGAACTACTTCGCGACCGACTTCTGCCGCGACCCCGACCCGGCGGGTCTCTTCCACCCGCGTCCCGAGGCCGACTACCTCGCCATGTTCGCCGGTGCCGAGCCGAACCAGCGCTGCGGCGATGCGAGCGCGTGCTACCTCTACTCCGACGAGGCGATCTCCAACATCGCAGCGTTCGATCCCGATGCACGGCTGATCGCCATCTTCCGCGAGCCGGTGAGCTTTCTGCGCTCCTACCACGTGCAGATGCTCAAGAACCCTATCAAAGAGGGCGAGGCCGAGCAGGACTTCGAGCGGGCGCTAGACCTCGAAGACGCGCGCAAACGCGGCGAGCAGATTCCTGACGGCTGCCTCGTCCCCGAATTCCTGTTCTACCGCGAGCGCGTGAAGTACGCCGAGCACCTCGAACGGGTCTACCGACATTTCTCAGAGGAGCAGGTCCTCGTGCTCCTCTTCGACGACTTCAAGGCCGACAACCCCGGCACGGTGCGCCGCGTGTTCGAGCACCTCGGCGTCGATGCCGAATTCGCTCCCGAATTCGAACAGCACAATACGGGCGGCAAAGTCGTCACGTCGCGGCGCGCGCAAGGGCTCGTCCACAAGCTGGAGCACGGTGCCGGACCGTTCGCCGCCGTCAAGGCCGTTGCGAAAGCGCTACTGCCCAAGTCGGTGCGCAAGCGGATGGTGAAGGGGGCGTACCAGAAGGTGGTGCTCCGCGACGCTGAGCGCCTCGACGATGCGCTCGTGACGCGGCTGAAGCGCGAATTCAAGCCGGGCGTGGAAGCCTTCGCCGCGCTCACCGGCCTTGATGCCGTGCAGCGCTGGGGCTACGACCAGGTCTAA